In Cherax quadricarinatus isolate ZL_2023a chromosome 34, ASM3850222v1, whole genome shotgun sequence, the genomic stretch CAGGCTCTTGCGCTAGcgcccacaggatagatatggggttaACAATAAATTAGCTGCTTCGACGGCAAAAATCTAGTCCTTTCTCACCATAACTCAGCAAACTAATTTAACCCGACTCAGCACAACTTAACACTAACTTAAAGCACCCTAACTCATCCAAATCCTCTCCAACCCTATCTCATCCTTAACCATCCCTTCCCTAACCCAGCTTAACCCTAACCCATCTCTAAACCAAACCAACGTAACCTTAACTAAGCCTAACCAAACCCAACTCTAACTCAGATCAACTCACCCCTAACTCAGATCAACCCAACTCCAATTCAGCTCAATGCATCTCAACCCTATATCAACCTAGCCAAGCCAACCCAACCCTACCTTACTAAGCCGAATCCAACCTCAACCAATCCAATCCTAACTCAGTCCAACCCACGCTAACGTAGCCTAATCATTCCCAATCTTAACTCAGCCTAATCTAACCCAACCTTAACTTAACCAAACCCTAACTCAACTCAATCCAACCTCAACCCAACCTCAACCCAACCCAATCCAAACTTAACCTAATCCTACCAATCCTAAGTCAGCCTAACCAACCTTTATTCAGCCTAACTAACTCAACCCTAACTTAGCCTAGTCCAATCCAACCCTAACTTAGCAAAACCCAACCCAATCCTAACTTAGCTTAACCCAATCcaatcctaacttaacctaatccaaccctaacttagcctaaccaaCCCAACCCTTATTTAttctaacccaacccaaccctaacttagcctaacccaacccaaccctaacttagcctaatccaAACCAACCTtaacttagcctaacccaatcctaacttagcctaacccaacccaatTCAAACACAGCTTAATTCAACCCAATCCTAAGTCAGCCTAACCAACCTTTACTCAGCCTAACCAACTCAACCCTAACTTAGCTTAATCCACTCCAACcctaacttagcctaatccaacccAACCCCaacttaacctaatccaactctaccctaacttagcctaacccaaccaaacccAATCCTAACTTAGCTTAACCCAACCCAATTCTAACTCTGACTAACTCAGTCTTAtctttgcctaacctaaccttatcctaACTtagcccaacccaacctaaccctaacttagcctaatccaaccaaaccctaacttagcctaacccaacccaatccaaacttagcctaatccaacccAATCCTAACTTAGGTTAACCCAACccaaacctaacttagcctaacccaaccaaccTTAACTTAGCCTAATGCAACCCaaccctaacttagcctaacccaaccaaatccAATCCAAACATAGCTTAATCCAACCCAATCCTAAGTCAGCCTAACCAACCCTTACTAAGCTTGACCAGCTCAACCCTAACTTAGCTTAATCCACTccaacctaacttagcctagtcCAACCCAACcctaacttagcctaatccaacccAACCCTAACTCAGCCCAACCCAACcctaacttagcctaatccaaccaaaCCCTAACTTAGTCTCACCCAACTCAATCCAaacttagcctaacccaacccaatCCTAACTTAGGTTAATCCAACCCaaccctaacttagcctaacccaTCCCAACCCAACTTTAACTTAGCCTAATGCAACCTAACCCTAACTTTGCCTAACCCAATCCTACCTTAGCCTAACTCTACCCAATCCAATCCAAACATTGCTTAATCCACCCCAATCCTAAGTCAGCCTAACCAACCCTTACTCAGCCTAACCAACTCAACCCTAACTTAGCTTAATCTGCTCCAACcctaacttagcctaatccaacccAACCCTAACTTAGCGTAATCCAACCCaaccctaacttagcctaacccaaccaaacccaatcctaacttagcctaacccaacccagCCCTAACTTAGCCCAACCCAACCTtaacttagcctaatccaaccaaaccctaacttagcctaacccaacccaatccaaacttagcctaacccaacccaaccttaacttagcctaatccaacccAACCCTAACTTAGCGTAATCCAACCCaaccctaacttagcctaacccaatcctaacttagcctaacccaaccaaacccaatcctaacttagcctaacccaacccagCCCTAACTTAGCCCAACCCAACCTtaacttagcctaatccaaccaaaccctaacttagcctaacccaacccaatcctaacttagcctaaccaaCCCAATCCTAACTCtgcctaacccaacccaaccttaacttagcctaacccaacccaaccttaACTTAGTCTAACCCAACACAATCCTAattcagcctaacctaacccaacccagctTAACCCAGTTCATCCTAGCCTTACCTAACTAAAGCCaacctagcctaacccaacccaaccctacTCAGCGTAGTCCAACCCAACCCTACTTAGCCTAGCCCAATCCAGCCCAACCAAACTCAACTCAGCCAAACTCTATCCAACCCGTCTCTGCCTAACCTAACGCAATCTAACTCACCCGAACCCAATTCTTCTTGGCCTAACCCAACCCAATTCGGCCTAactcaacccaacctaacccGACTCGGCTTAACCCGActaaacctaacccaacccagtTCAACCCAACCCTCATAACCAAATCGAACACAGCCACAATTCTGTCCAACACCAGACAACCCTGTCCACTACAACCCATGACAATTTCCTACCAGATTTTTCCAGATGAAATAGAGAttgattatttgtgtatttatctTGTCATTGATGAGGTGTTAGTATAGGTCAGAACACAGGACATGCAGAGCTTGATGAGTTGTGATGTAGAGGTGTCGTAGAGCAtgtagtgtgcttgtgtgtgttagtggggTGTGTAAGAGAGCTGGCGTAAGGGTGTGTGCTGGCCCCCACTAGAGTAAGGCTGCTGCTGCCCAAAATACCCCTTGGGTGTTGGTGCCACTGAGGTCCCCAGAACCAGAGGTCAACGGGAGCCCTCCTTTCGACTCAGCTTACATTAAAATTAGTGGATTATTTCATCGCGTTCCATCGCTTCCCGTTTATTTAAACAATGCTACGCGTCATCTGGAGGTTAAAGTGATGCTTTAGCCTGGTgatagtgtatgtgtgggtggcggtggggtggtgtggagtggtgagtggtggcagcTTGGGGTGGTGCGCTTGCGTTGATCTGTTCTAGCTGGGCTGCGCGCCCCCTCCACCATTTGGTGGCTCGCTGTGTGTGGAGTGAGACGTGTGGTCCCGGCCCGTGATAGTGCGACAGTGGAAGTCGTCATGACGAGAGTCAACCTCTGATCCCTAAACAatttcttttcctcctcttctGTGTCCAGTGTCTGTGAGGTGTGGTGATAGCTTGTCCTACCGGCACCATGGTTGAAAACAGAGCTAACTGCTCTCCCCGCTGGGGAATGCGTTTATTAGGTCTGAGTGTTTTAGTGCTTACCCTTTGCAGTCCGGTCTCTGCTACTGAAGGTAACGAAACTGACATCTTTGGAAAATGTGTTGATGGTCTCTTACTCCCGCTATGGTCACCACAAGAAAATCTAACTATCGGAGACCGCGTGGCTCGAGCTATCGTCTACTTCGTGGCCATGGTGTGGCTTTTTATTGGTGTGTCCATCATAGCTGATCGTTTCATGGGTTCCATTGAAATGATCACTTCACAAGAGAAGGAAGTTACCGTGAAAAAACCAAATGGTGAGACGCAGATCATCGTAGTACAAGTATGGAACGAAACTGTAGCCAACCTCACCCTCATGGCTCTGGGTTCCTCGGCTCCCGAAATTTTGCTGTCTGTTGTTGAAATGTTCGCCAGGAATTTCGAAGCTGGAGACCTCGGTCCCGGAACCATTGTCGGTTCCGCTGCCTTTAATCTGTTTGTCATCATCGGTATTTGCGTTTATGTGATTcctgatggagaggtgagacaCATCAAGCATCTTCGAGTGTTCTTCGTTACAGCCTTCTTCTCCATATTTGCTTATATCTGGCTATATTTAATTCTTGCTGAAATCTCATACGGTATTGTGGAGTTCTGGGAAGCTTTTCTGACTTTCCTTTTCTTCCCCATTACTGTTATTCTTGCTTACATCGCTGATCGTCGTCTTCTGTTCTACAAATATCTGACAAAAGAATACCGTATGGGAAAGCGTGGAGTTATTATCGAAGTAGAAGGCGCTGATGTCGAGTTAGGCAAGAAGGATGAAGGAGGGCCACTTTATGACGAAAATGTGGACGAGTCTGTTAGGGAATTTGAGGAACATCGAAAAGAATATATGGCAGTCATCCGTGAGCTTCGTCAAAAACATCCTAACATCGCCATGGAAAACCTAGAATCTATGGCCCGCGAAGAAATTATTAACCGAGGTCCCAAGTCTCGCGCCTTCTACCGTATTCAGGCCACAAGGAAGCTGACCGGCGGAGGTAACATCATGAAGAAAGCAAGGGAGGAAGTTAAGGTGGAAAAGGAGGATGAGTTTGTAGACAAGAAAGATGAAGACATTATCCGCATTTTCTTCGATCCTGGCCATTACACTGTAATGGAAAACGTGGGTACCTTCGAAGTGACAGTTGTCCGAGAAGGAGGAGACCTCAATACCACCGTTCTTGTTGACTACAAAACTGAAGATGGCACTGCAAATGCTGGTGGCGATTACGTAGCTGCTGATGGTACGCTGGTCTTCTTGCCTGGCGAAACCCAGAAGAACTTTAGCCTTGAAGTTATTGATGACGAAGTCTTCGAGGAGGATGAACACTTCTACATTCGACTCTCTAACATGCGCCTGGGTTCTCCTGACGGTACTGCTGTGACCCACGCCATCAATGGTGCTGCTGGCCAACCCAAAGAACCCGTCAAGATGGAACT encodes the following:
- the LOC138853591 gene encoding sodium/calcium exchanger Calx-like isoform X3 — encoded protein: MVENRANCSPRWGMRLLGLSVLVLTLCSPVSATEGNETDIFGKCVDGLLLPLWSPQENLTIGDRVARAIVYFVAMVWLFIGVSIIADRFMGSIEMITSQEKEVTVKKPNGETQIIVVQVWNETVANLTLMALGSSAPEILLSVVEMFARNFEAGDLGPGTIVGSAAFNLFVIIGICVYVIPDGEVRHIKHLRVFFVTAFFSIFAYIWLYLILAEISYGIVEFWEAFLTFLFFPITVILAYIADRRLLFYKYLTKEYRMGKRGVIIEVEGADVELGKKDEGGPLYDENVDESVREFEEHRKEYMAVIRELRQKHPNIAMENLESMAREEIINRGPKSRAFYRIQATRKLTGGGNIMKKAREEVKVEKEDEFVDKKDEDIIRIFFDPGHYTVMENVGTFEVTVVREGGDLNTTVLVDYKTEDGTANAGGDYVAADGTLVFLPGETQKNFSLEVIDDEVFEEDEHFYIRLSNMRLGSPDGTAVTHAINGAAGQPKEPVKMELAAPYVATIMILDDDHGGIFNVSEKDVEIVETIGTYELKIVRWSGARGRVTVPYKTEDGTAKAGKDYEATEGELVFENNETE